A single region of the Eremothecium gossypii ATCC 10895 chromosome V, complete sequence genome encodes:
- the DFG16 gene encoding Dfg16p (Syntenic homolog of Saccharomyces cerevisiae YOR030W (DFG16)): MGGAHPTYLRLETVLQELSGARGCSIEMLTGGRLLLEGAYGRQERQVTRPAWYIKCADEQQYGPLEQALKAADLEQLPYQFEKDTFQRGSLMVAFTLSSVCAGAWMLLLVLALLPVNNHNTRRRLVALYAVFYAVTQTVLLQMLTREIFEKQYRGNYQRSYELNAVTQSAMLCTFRLITTIFANLTWVQIVHYMLHNYRKTTHRWVPRWLDTNSKRVQWLGSFLCLSHAIIWGLNLFLNVPVFIPEIGEYRRTNLPLYIPHIAFESLLFLLFAISLCYYLYHDLGHSLMFHRQNREHHEDESVFTKLRLICQEYLSTIPVIVYNLVVFALYLVCFFVNTIKYHSNLLWLFTLTTFLRLLITVNTWGLIGILERRERVVSKQTVLGRKINNKDRFFADPYSNTDYRGDSVNGERRLQGVAGQRIGMFQAETAGISSVLSKMAGAVSAWFCWCRAPSSPTAGEPGTPENMELQHIKTENESVDSGETELERNILFTHGA; the protein is encoded by the coding sequence ATGGGAGGAGCTCATCCGACGTACCTCCGGCTCGAGACGGTGTTGCAAGAGCTGAGTGGGGCCCGCGGGTGCTCAATTGAGATGCTGACGGGCGGGAGGCTCCTGCTGGAAGGGGCATATGGCAGACAAGAGCGGCAAGTCACTCGCCCCGCCTGGTACATCAAGTGTGCAGACGAGCAGCAATATGGACCGCTCGAGCAGGCACTCAAGGCGGCCGacctggagcagctgccgTACCAGTTCGAGAAGGACACCTTCCAGCGAGGGAGCTTGATGGTGGCCTTCACGCTGTCGTCGGTGTGTGCGGGGGCGTGgatgctgctgctggtgctggcgctgctgcccgtgaacaaccacaacacgcggcggcgcctgGTCGCGCTGTATGCGGTATTCTACGCGGTGACACAGACCGTACTGCTGCAGATGCTGACGCGGGAGATATTCGAGAAGCAGTATCGCGGCAACTACCAGCGCTCGTACGAGCTGAACGCCGTGACCCAGTCGGCCATGCTCTGCACGTTCCGGCTAATAACGACTATATTCGCCAATTTGACGTGGGTGCAAATCGTGCACTACATGCTGCACAACTACCGGAAGACAACCCATCGCTGGGTGCCCCGCTGGCTTGATACAAACAGCAAACGGGTGCAATGGCTGGGCTCTTTTCTGTGTCTTTCGCACGCAATCATATGGGGCCTCAATCTCTTTCTCAATGTGCCCGTGTTCATCCCAGAGATTGGCGAATACAGACGCACCAATCTGCCATTGTACATCCCGCATATTGCTTTTGAGTCCCTGCTTTTCCTACTGTTTGCGATCTCTCTGTGCTACTATCTGTACCATGATCTGGGCCATTCTCTTATGTTCCACCGCCAAAACCGCGAACACCATGAGGACGAGTCAGTCTTCACGAAACTGAGGCTTATCTGTCAGGAGTATCTGTCCACAATCCCCGTCATTGTCTACAACCTGGTTGTTTTTGCGCTCTACCTTGTCTGTTTCTTCGTGAACACCATAAAATACCACAGCAACCTGCTATGGCTGTTCACGCTCACCACCTTTCTGCGCCTGCTGATCACGGTCAATACCTGGGGACTAATTGGTATCTTGGAGAGGCGCGAGCGTGTGGTCAGCAAGCAGACTGTACTGGGACGTAAGATCAACAATAAGGATCGCTTCTTTGCAGACCCTTATTCCAACACCGACTACCGAGGCGACAGCGTCAACGGCGAGCGCCGACTTCAGGGTGTCGCCGGACAGCGTATAGGCATGTTCCAGGCCGAAACCGCCGGTATCAGCAGCGTCCTCTCCAAAATGGCGGGCGCTGTATCAGCCTGGTTCTGCTGGTGCCGCGCGCCTAGCTCACCCACAGCGGGGGAACCCGGAACACCGGAAAACATGGAACTACAGCATATCAAAACAGAGAACGAGAGTGTCGACAGCGGTGAAACCGAGCTCGAACGGAACATCCTTTTCACTCATGGTGCCTGA
- the MGA1 gene encoding Mga1p (Syntenic homolog of Saccharomyces cerevisiae YGR249W (MGA1)): MQPKTFIHQLHHMLSDRSLETWIRWSAEDDHIFCLKPYDPEFPGTVLKKNFKHGNVSSFVRQLHLYGFHKLQTGPGAASSGPAGDNEPPTHIIKSNKESMVWYFTHPSGYFYKGACQPDLARIQRKSNGVGKDGKRKNGLSPVCVSILDPSTRGAASPAAAAPPLEGAQRYTTPGYGDGMAHGVAPLHSTPAYADVAKRRSASSLDLLIHHPQSLPQQPLPAAAHQQQNPASHTPQPGPNHQPILRPSVFSVPQQLGTTAASPVASQHIASSNPPATPLEYYHYENNLQLLQRCMLTIVDILQVPPSQQNNIAKQNLNHLRSEILSMDSKWTTLRSYQPYYTSPHSSLSSEASGPLHSNPHSSSTAISLSMQGQPVSSTQKSSIFSNPRLSVASSASLSNGGGSVSGSSQYGGYYQQESKAPAPVFPPLQQQSQYAYPPPQHHTNHSQSY; the protein is encoded by the coding sequence ATGCAGCCCAAGACGTTCATCCACCAGCTGCATCACATGCTGAGCGACCGCAGCCTGGAGACGTGGATCCGGTGGTCGGCGGAGGACGACCACATCTTCTGCCTGAAGCCATACGACCCCGAGTTCCCGGGCACGGTGCTCAAGAAGAACTTCAAGCACGGCAACGTGTCGAGCTTTGTGCGGCAATTGCACCTGTACGGGTTTCACAAGCTGCAGACAGGGCCCGGCGCGGCGAGCAGCGGACCTGCAGGCGACAACGAGCCTCCGACGCACATCATCAAGAGCAACAAGGAGTCGATGGTGTGGTACTTCACGCACCCGTCGGGATACTTCTACAAGGGCGCGTGTCAGCCAGATCTCGCGCGGATCCAGCGCAAGTCGAACGGCGTGGGGAAAGACGGGAAGCGCAAGAACGGACTGTCGCCGGTGTGCGTGTCGATTCTGGATCCCAGCacgcgcggggcggcgtccccggcggcggcggcgccgccgctaGAGGGCGCGCAGCGGTACACGACGCCGGGGTACGGGGACGGCATGGCACATGGCGTGGCGCCGCTGCACAGCACGCCGGCGTATGCGGACGTCGCGAAGCGGCGGAGCGCGTCCTCGCTGGATCTTCTTATACATCACCCACAGAGCCTGCCGCAGCAACCGTtgccggcggccgcgcatCAGCAGCAGAATCCCGCATCTCACACGCCGCAGCCGGGCCCGAACCACCAGCCCATCCTGAGGCCGTCTGTGTTCAGcgtgccgcagcagctgggcACCACAGCAGCGTCGCCAGTTGCGTCGCAACACATCGCCAGCAGCAACCCGCCTGCCACGCCGCTCGAATACTACCATTATGAAAACAATCTACAGCTACTGCAGCGCTGCATGCTGACGATCGTCGATATCCTGCAGGTACCCCCATCGCAGCAGAATAATATCGCTAAGCAGAACCTCAACCACCTGAGGTCTGAAATTCTCTCGATGGACAGCAAGTGGACCACACTTCGATCTTACCAGCCGTATTATACTTCGCCCCACTCTTCGCTTAGCAGCGAGGCGTCGGGACCACTGCATTCGAATCCCCATTCATCCTCAACCGCCATATCCCTGTCCATGCAGGGACAGCCGGTATCATCCACACAGAAGTCCTCCATTTTCAGCAATCCACGCCTTAGCGTCGCATCTTCCGCAAGCCTGTCCAATGGCGGCGGATCGGTCAGTGGGTCCTCTCAGTATGGTGGTTACTACCAGCAGGAGAGCAAGGCACCCGCCCCGGTATTTCCGCCTCTCCAGCAGCAGTCGCAATATGCATATCCACCACCTCAGCACCACACTAATCACTCGCAATCGTATTGA
- the RIE1 gene encoding Rie1p (Syntenic homolog of Saccharomyces cerevisiae YGR250C), with protein MTIEKEVERRLADGLEGVVISGSPRQGGGEEQSEPSSAPTAEDSDPEQTAVEDQRAERSQARHEEVPKGNTAISQLEQLENTNLLTVRIKWVNPENLMDDHKSQLLNRNNDAILCSRGIPINPSIIENYEYFFDRKRLEILKEHADVYTFESGTEEFMRSYEDGSSTWLYDLVVQAQFKAFQDLCAARNQIKENLEKSDHVEAWSISQNPHALTHPGNLYIRGIPKDLSVDDLIPIFSKFGTVLSLKIIIDGNTRESLGYGFISYPLGSQAARCIKELNGNLMNGSPLFINYHVERKERERIHLDHLKEDNDDERFRGVFVGNLPTEYEDGTLITPEQVFNKFNHILDPVDILSYYFPKRNSNTNIEYKDDDSTSPTSSSKENAETCDSQNEDSPLKGYGFIKFSTHDMALKAIDKLNSFTWLGHSLVVNKAVQNKTLYNNHSHYRTSSTRASISSRQSSLSGIPFFGPATPATSTLHHPPPPAFTMFAKPYSVSPTNSEVLLADRSPARSGSSNDGSPRVNTIPQVPLYGAQTQSHSPESLTAPGSRQGSLYLPSCPPMYTSAGTLMSSHPQFGHSAAHAAAAAFGGLPIPTRDQQESNLYVKHIPLSWRDEDLNDFYSQYGEIISAKIITVGGSKNEIGESKALEDVPVGTSRGYGFVCFKNPLDASRAMMATDRFQVGTNHVLYVSFAQKRGKSVSAGSGSSAGSHQPMSSSGRSSSHGSYHHGHGGSRQSPYDSIMGNYNPKFLNAMIQQQNQHLNGSPGTHSPTMMSQRNSWAPNQQAPYLVPVVMAPPPLTVPRSSPAMSSPKRSPDYNGTADSTVIDATPECGTLDA; from the coding sequence ATGACTATTGAAAAAGAAGTAGAAAGGCGGCTGGCGGACGGGCTTGAAGGCGTAGTTATATCTGGGAGCCCGCGGCAGGGCGGCGGTGAAGAGCAGAGTGAGCCGTCGAGCGCGCCAACTGCAGAGGATTCGGATCCCGAACAGACTGCGGTGGAGGACCAGCGTGCGGAACGGAGCCAGGCGCGGCATGAAGAGGTTCCCAAGGGGAACACGGCTATTTCGCAactggagcagctggaaaACACGAACCTGCTGACGGTACGGATCAAGTGGGTAAACCCCGAGAACCTGATGGACGACCACAAGTCGCAGTTGCTGAACCGTAACAACGATGCTATCCTGTGCAGCCGAGGCATCCCGATCAACCCGTCGATTATCGAAAACTACGAGTACTTTTTTGACCGGAAGCGGTTAGAGATACTAAAGGAACATGCAGACGTCTACACGTTTGAGTCGGGGACTGAAGAGTTCATGCGCTCATACGAAGACGGTTCGAGCACATGGCTGTACGACCTAGTCGTGCAGGCGCAATTCAAGGCGTTCCAAGACCTCTGCGCAGCTCGCAACCAGATCAAAGAGAATTTAGAGAAAAGCGACCATGTAGAGGCGTGGTCGATCAGCCAGAACCCGCATGCTCTAACTCACCCAGGGAATCTATATATTCGGGGTATCCCAAAGGACCTTTCTGTGGATGACCTCATCCCAATTTTTTCTAAATTTGGAACGGTTTTATCTTTGAAAATCATCATCGATGGGAATACACGTGAGTCATTAGGCTATGGCTTTATTTCGTATCCATTGGGGTCACAGGCGGCACGCTGTATCAAAGAATTGAACGGGAATCTTATGAACGGCTCGCCGCTGTTCATCAATTACCATGTCGAAAGAAAGGAACGTGAACGTATTCATTTGGATCATCTCAAGGAGGACAATGACGACGAGAGATTCAGGGGGGTCTTCGTTGGAAATTTACCCACCGAATACGAGGACGGCACATTGATCACCCCAGAGCAGGTATTCAATAAGTTTAATCACATTCTAGACCCGGTGGATATTCTATCGTATTACTTCCCGAAGCGCAACTCGAATACCAATATCGAATATAAAGATGACGACAGCACATCGCCAACATCTTCAAGCAAAGAAAACGCCGAGACCTGTGATTCACAAAACGAGGATTCTCCACTGAAGGGGTATGGGTTCATTAAGTTTTCAACACACGACATGGCTTTGAAAGCGATTGATAAGCTGAACAGCTTTACGTGGCTAGGCCACTCCCTCGTGGTGAACAAAGCTGTCCAGAACAAGACACTGTACAACAATCACAGCCATTACAGAACGTCCAGTACTCGTGCTTCTATTTCCTCTCGCCAATCAAGTCTGTCGGGTATCCCCTTCTTTGGGCCTGCCACTCCCGCCACATCCACGCTTCACCACCCTCCACCACCAGCTTTCACCATGTTCGCAAAGCCCTATTCAGTGTCGCCCACTAATTCGGAGGTTCTATTAGCCGACAGGTCTCCGGCTCGCTCGGGCTCTAGTAATGATGGTTCACCCAGAGTGAACACTATTCCACAAGTACCGCTTTATGGAGCGCAGACTCAATCGCACTCACCAGAATCACTAACAGCGCCTGGATCTCGTCAAGGGTCATTATATCTACCTTCTTGCCCACCGATGTACACTTCTGCTGGGACGCTCATGAGTAGTCACCCTCAGTTTGGCCATTCGGCGGCTCAtgcggcagctgctgccTTTGGCGGCTTGCCAATTCCAACAAGAGATCAGCAAGAGTCGAATTTGTATGTAAAACATATCCCATTGTCGTGGAGAGATGAAGATTTAAATGACTTTTACTCCCAATATGGTGAAATTATTAGCGCGAAGATAATCACCGTGGGTGGATCGAAGAACGAGATTGGAGAATCCAAAGCTTTGGAGGATGTTCCGGTAGGAACTTCTAGGGGGTATGGATTTGTCTGCTTTAAAAACCCCCTAGACGCGTCCAGAGCTATGATGGCCACGGATAGATTTCAAGTTGGTACAAACCATGTCTTGTATGTGTCGTTTGCGCAAAAGCGAGGAAAGTCTGTGAGTGCAGGTTCTGGCTCTTCGGCCGGGTCCCACCAGCCGATGTCTAGCTCAGGGCGTAGCTCTTCACATGGTTCGTACCACCACGGGCATGGGGGTTCGAGACAAAGCCCTTACGACTCGATTATGGGGAACTACAATCCGAAGTTCCTCAATGCAATGATCCAACAGCAGAACCAGCACCTGAACGGTTCACCTGGGACCCACTCGCCGACCATGATGAGTCAAAGAAATTCGTGGGCTCCCAACCAGCAAGCTCCTTACTTAGTCCCGGTAGTCATGGCACCTCCGCCGCTCACTGTGCCTAGGTCCAGTCCAGCCATGTCCAGTCCCAAGAGGTCACCGGACTACAATGGTACCGCAGACAGTACTGTGATTGATGCGACACCCGAATGCGGTACTTTGGACGCGTGA
- the DNA2 gene encoding bifunctional ATP-dependent DNA helicase/ssDNA endodeoxyribonuclease DNA2 (Syntenic homolog of Saccharomyces cerevisiae YHR164C (DNA2)), protein MLTKGNKRSSSVSVSPQKSRSKSATEDGPSANLKPPTKKQNKKFSYKFAPVNNLSTLEAACSPSSPSSGRASAAGRAAEQQLRNAENDKENKTWLSGVKDRHSEESGSAKRDCHLGPASQYNGDGPSEEVIWMFSPGKQQRDPTPAEQVLPITIPDYSSGTDDVGPLNNQSSTPIMSSRFKTILSLPHFYSNDAHARANMSRRHIRTGTRSATATPNFESKASTRDIDDIINDIAGDYVVHQTQLPSSPMKVGDIQGESREPSANTSEDNVRDDPLQDNGRNTTPALHDITSSADDDDSLIDILTQNFSKPKTKQVIELQSVPEKHNTERSSSTGPFLSLASGLDSSSQLDPSDETSKAELLGSDANDDSLISYLEKKHVKGQPEVAVVPEPSKEPVGVQNDAMKDTANNTETEDLNRWQRLAMCGYKRKGLARLVVLSVKEFNILSNPRQKILTCLDSDGVKSTVIVRKPWVQMEFAPGDVIHIIEGKHSSNTRLLSDDKDPITGLINDNLLVQHPDLLLSATMIGNSIDCMRRAVLGAKIIEPGEPSIHITIGCIVHELLQEFLRYRLNHDSIDDDFIESALTEVIEKYKLSILMCNETADSVREIIEQFHLPNIRSFVADYVKESNSGCKVNVAGHSQKELLSISKAVDIEENIWSHMYGVKGFIDATVETSVGSSKRLLAPLEIKTGKYKHISHEAQGSIYTLLLSDRYDIPVDFHLMYYSKTNDFVKHPTSMVSLKHLLVLRNQLASKLKHNIAEIESRESLANLELHLPPLLKSSTCDTCHAKTHCMVINKLTENGSIEDSGLAGSEYDDLTGHLSKNLARYREFYQKYIGLLHLEESSLNSNSKEMFLMDSELREATSGRCISGLVIQEVSMVGDLYHYKFRRSSTSDVNVPMINSQLAVNESIYISDELGHFSLATGHVKDISDSYIVISCSRRFNLDNIRASGFSEDQQQVIESVLTETSLQHTNVTERLTYRVDKYEHAVGLSMSRFNILNLFLPEIDPDKEYVNANGDRIRLNKWHGGDGKTRRLLVEGQPPRFSKRPQFTYTPDETKFNKDQLKAIDKAIRCKDYALILGMPGTGKTTLIAEIIRILARNGKNVLLTSYTHSAVDNILLKLLDSELQIARLGYKHRVHPGVRHLVQSLEDVQTHEELVSSVDEFQVIATTCLGVNDSLLALRTKNFDYVILDEASQVSLPIALGPIRYGDRFLLVGDHYQLPPLVRNHIAKEDGLEDTLFQLLCDQHPSCMTELTLQYRMNEDIMALSNELIYDGKLKCGDRSVAERALRIEVPKSITQPWLREALNPCKRVIMINYDNIPSIRETADRDNIRNEGESRIVGLLVSGLLSCGASSADIGVMTLYRAQLRLLKSELAPHSSTLEVLTADQFQGRDKECVIISTVRCNPSLNAGALLRELRRVNVAMSRAKSKLILVCSLATISSVPQLQGFLRLLHRNGWVYTLSPSTYP, encoded by the coding sequence ATGCTGACTAAAGGGAATAAACGTTCGTCTTCGGTATCTGTGTCACCACAGAAATCGAGATCTAAAAGCGCGACGGAGGATGGGCCAAGTGCAAACCTCAAGCCGCCAACAAAGAAGCAGAATAAGAAATTCAGCTATAAGTTCGCGCCAGTCAATAACCTGAGCACCTTGGAGGCTGCATGCTCCCCCTCAAGCCCGAGCAGTGGGCGGGCTTCTGCCGCAGGCCGAGCTgccgagcagcagctccggAACGCAGAGAATGATAAGGAAAACAAGACATGGCTATCAGGTGTGAAGGATCGGCACTCTGAGGAGAGTGGCTCTGCAAAAAGAGATTGCCACCTGGGTCCAGCTTCGCAGTATAATGGGGACGGGCCGTCCGAGGAGGTCATCTGGATGTTCTCCCCAGGCAAGCAACAACGGGATCCCACACCTGCGGAACAGGTACTGCCGATCACGATCCCAGACTACAGCAGTGGCACGGATGATGTAGGGCCGCTCAATAATCAGTCTTCCACACCAATTATGTCCAGCAGGTTCAAAACGATTCTAAGCCTGCCGCATTTCTATTCGAATGATGCCCATGCGCGGGCAAATATGTCAAGGCGGCATATACGGACAGGCACGAGAAGCGCGACTGCTACTCCCAACTTTGAGTCGAAGGCTTCCACCCGGGACATTGACGATATTATTAACGACATAGCTGGCGACTACGTGGTGCATCAAACGCAATTGCCAAGCTCTCCGATGAAAGTCGGCGATATCCAAGGAGAATCCAGGGAACCTTCAGCAAACACGTCCGAGGACAATGTGCGGGATGACCCGCTACAGGATAATGGACGCAATACTACACCCGCGTTGCATGATATAACATCCAGCGCAGACGATGACGATTCATTGATAGATATTCTTACGCAAAATTTCAGCAAACCAAAGACGAAGCAGGTGATAGAGCTCCAATCGGTTCCCGAGAAGCACAATACCGAGAGGAGTTCCTCTACTGGCCCTTTCTTATCACTTGCCTCTGGCCTGGACAGCTCTTCACAATTGGATCCTAGCGATGAGACGAGCAAAGCAGAACTTTTGGGCTCTGACGCTAATGACGACTCATTAATATCCTATTTAGAGAAGAAGCATGTGAAAGGGCAACCGGAGGTAGCTGTTGTCCCTGAACCATCCAAAGAACCAGTTGGTGTTCAAAATGATGCGATGAAGGACACAGCAAACAACACCGAGACAGAGGACCTTAACAGGTGGCAGCGACTGGCAATGTGCGGGTACAAGCGCAAAGGCCTCGCACGGCTAGTTGTACTTTCAGTGAAGGAGTTTAATATTCTGAGCAATCCTCGGCAGAAGATTCTTACATGTCTTGATTCAGATGGTGTAAAGTCTACTGTCATAGTGCGCAAACCATGGGTACAAATGGAGTTCGCTCCTGGTGACGTGATCCATATAATTGAGGGAAAGCACTCTTCTAATACACGTTTGCTTTCAGATGACAAAGATCCTATCACTGGCCTAATTAATGACAACCTTTTGGTCCAACATCCGGATCTTCTTCTTTCGGCCACTATGATCGGAAATTCAATCGATTGCATGCGAAGAGCGGTACTGGGCGCGAAAATAATAGAACCAGGGGAACCAAGCATTCATATTACTATAGGATGCATTGTACATGAACTTTTGCAGGAGTTCTTGAGGTATAGATTGAATCATGATAGTATTGATGATGATTTCATTGAGTCAGCTCTCACTGAGGTTATCGAAAAGTATAAACTGTCCATCCTAATGTGCAATGAAACGGCAGACTCTGTGCGGGAAATAATAGAACAGTTTCACTTACCGAATATAAGAAGCTTCGTTGCGGACTACGTGAAAGAATCGAATTCAGGATGTAAGGTGAATGTGGCAGGCCACTCGCAGAAGGAACTTCTCAGTATTTCAAAAGCAGTTGATATTGAGGAGAACATATGGTCACATATGTATGGGGTTAAGGGGTTCATTGATGCGACCGTTGAGACATCTGTTGGGTCCTCAAAAAGGCTTTTGGCACCTCTAGAGATTAAAACAGGAAAATACAAGCATATTTCACATGAAGCACAGGGCTCCATATACACTCTTCTACTAAGTGATAGATATGATATTCCTGTTGATTTTCATTTAATGTACTATTCCAAGACAAACGATTTTGTCAAGCATCCAACCTCCATGGTCTCTCTGAAACATCTGCTTGTTCTAAGAAATCAACTAGCATCTAAATTGAAGCACAATATTGCTGAGATAGAGTCTCGTGAATCACTTGCAAACTTGGAACTTCACTTACCACCACTATTGAAAAGCTCGACCTGTGACACTTGCCATGCGAAAACGCATTGCATGGTAATAAATAAGCTAACAGAAAATGGCTCTATTGAAGATAGTGGTTTAGCTGGAAGCGAATATGATGATTTGACAGGTCATCTGAGCAAAAACTTGGCTCGTTATAGGGAATTTTACCAAAAGTATATCGGCCTTCTGCATTTGGAAGAATCAAGTTTGAATAGCAACTCTAAGGAGATGTTTCTGATGGATAGCGAGCTTAGAGAAGCTACTAGCGGTAGGTGCATTTCTGGGTTAGTGATACAGGAAGTTTCAATGGTGGGCGATTTATATCATTACAAGTTCAGGCGCTCTAGTACCAGTGATGTTAATGTGCCAATGATTAATAGCCAATTGGCGGTAAATGAAAGCATTTACATCAGTGATGAATTGGGCCACTTTTCCCTAGCTACAGGCCATGTTAAAGACATATCTGATTCATACATCGTTATTAGTTGCAGCCGGCGGTTTAACCTTGACAATATTCGTGCTAGTGGCTTCAGTGAggaccagcagcaggtaATTGAAAGTGTTTTAACGGAGACGAGTTTGCAACATACAAATGTAACAGAAAGGTTAACCTATAGGGTTGATAAATATGAGCATGCGGTAGGACTATCAATGTCGAGATTCAATATCTTGAATCTGTTTCTTCCAGAAATTGATCCTGACAAAGAGTATGTCAATGCCAATGGTGATAGAATACGTCTCAACAAGTGGCATGGAGGTGATGGGAAAACTCGACGTTTACTGGTCGAAGGACAGCCGCCCAGATTCAGCAAAAGACCACAATTCACATACACACCAGATGAAACCAAATTCAACAAAGATCAACTGAAGGCAATAGACAAGGCGATCCGCTGTAAGGACTATGCATTAATACTAGGCATGCCAGGGACTGGTAAAACAACCTTAATTGCAGAAATTATCCGTATTTTGGCACGGAATGGCAAAAATGTGCTGCTGACTTCGTATACGCATTCGGCGGTAGATAACATCCTATTGAAGCTTTTAGATAGCGAACTTCAGATTGCTAGGCTTGGATACAAACACAGAGTACATCCAGGTGTCCGGCACTTGGTTCAGTCACTAGAGGACGTACAAACACATGAGGAGTTGGTGTCATCTGTCGACGAATTTCAGGTGATTGCCACAACATGCCTTGGCGTCAATGATTCTCTCTTGGCGCTGCGCACTAAGAACTTTGACTACGTGATTTTGGATGAGGCAAGCCAGGTCTCGCTACCAATTGCTCTGGGTCCAATACGGTATGGTGACCGCTTCCTCTTAGTCGGGGACCATTACCAGTTACCACCCTTGGTTCGAAATCATATTGCCAAAGAAGATGGCCTTGAGGACACATTGTTCCAGCTTCTGTGCGATCAGCACCCCAGCTGCATGACGGAGCTAACCCTACAGTATCGCATGAACGAGGACATCATGGCCCTGTCCAATGAGCTAATTTATGACGGTAAACTGAAATGTGGTGATCGTAGCGTGGCAGAACGTGCCTTACGCATAGAGGTCCCGAAGTCCATAACCCAGCCATGGCTTCGAGAGGCGTTAAATCCATGCAAACGAGTGATCATGATCAACTACGACAATATCCCCTCCATCCGTGAGACTGCAGACAGAGATAATATCAGAAATGAGGGTGAATCCCGCATCGTGGGGCTGCTTGTTTCGGGCCTCCTTTCCTGCGGCGCGTCATCAGCAGACATAGGGGTCATGACCCTCTATCGTGCACAGTTACGCCTGTTGAAGTCGGAGCTGGCCCCACATAGTAGCACTCTCGAGGTGCTCACTGCAGATCAGTTCCAGGGCCGTGATAAGGAATGCGTAATCATCTCGACGGTCCGCTGTAACCCCAGCCTCAATGCCGGCGCTCTTCTGCGCGAGTTGCGCCGCGTAAATGTCGCCATGTCCAGGGCCAAAAGCAAGCTTATCTTGGTCTGCTCTCTAGCGACTATCAGCTCCGTCCCCCAGCTGCAGGGTTTCCTCCGTCTACTGCACCGCAATGGATGGGTCTACACGCTGTCGCCATCAACTTACCCGTAG
- the SOL4 gene encoding 6-phosphogluconolactonase SOL4 (Syntenic homolog of Saccharomyces cerevisiae YHR163W (SOL3) and YGR248W (SOL4)): MQGIRRYAAHASEGAPPDRSLDGSAYAGHTSCPDLFQISRAARLFSAGARYGTVLQNVRAASLISELASSLKAAAAGEFNGGRWRGQPGQLQAMVAVYAYPDTDALAQDLGEYIVAQQDAALAAHGQFAVAVSGGSLVGVLAAALLHGPAAARVRWAQWHVFFCDERLVPLEHAESNYHALRTQLLDPLAAAGALGPVVHSFNEALLGQGANERIAEAYEAQLPAALDLALLGAGPDGHTASLFPGPAHAWMLDERRARVLWCRDSPKPPADRITLTLPALEAAAAVAFVAEGTAKRPVLERALVRRDPALPCAVVTARCARVAWFTTAATVQDLPLQTAAYCASSRT, translated from the coding sequence ATGCAGGGAATTCGCCGCTACGCTGCGCACGCGTCTGAGGGCGCGCCACCAGACCGAAGTCTGGACGGCTCGGCGTATGCAGGCCACACGTCATGCCCAGATCTGTTCCAAATATCGCGCGCGGCCCGGCTGTTCtccgcgggcgcgcggtATGGTACTGTGCTACAGAACGTGCGGGCGGCGTCCCTTATTTCCGAGTTGGCGAGCAGTCTAAAAGctgccgcggccggcgAATTTAACGGGGGGCGGTGGCGGGGGCAGCCTGGGCAGCTGCAAGCAATGGTTGCAGTGTACGCGTACCCCGATACCGACGCGCTAGCACAGGATCTAGGCGAGTACAtcgtcgcgcagcaggaCGCGGCGTTGGCCGCGCACGGGCAGTTCGCGGTGGCAGTCAGCGGCGGCTCGCTGGTGGGcgtgctggcggcggcgctgctgcacggccccgcggccgcgcgcgtgCGGTGGGCGCAGTGGCACGTGTTCTTCTGTGACGAGCGGCTGGTGCCGCTGGAGCACGCGGAGTCGAACTACCACGCCCTGCGCacgcagctgctggacccgctggcggcggcgggcgcgctgGGACCGGTGGTGCACTCGTTCAacgaggcgctgctgggCCAGGGCGCGAACGAGCGGATCGCGGAGGCGTACGAGGCCCAATTGCCGGCGGCGCTGGACCtcgcgctgctgggcgCAGGCCCGGACGGGCACACGGCGTCGCTGTTCCCCGGCCCCGCGCACGCGTGGATGCTGGAcgagcgccgcgcccgcgtgCTGTGGTGCCGCGACTCGCCCAAGCCGCCCGCGGACCGCATCACGCTGACGCTGCCCGCGCTGGaggccgcggccgcggtcGCGTTCGTCGCCGAGGGCACGGCGAAGCGCCCGGTGCtcgagcgcgcgctggTGCGCCGCGACCCCGCGCTTCCGTGCGCTGTTGTGACGGCCCGCTGCGCCCGCGTCGCCTGGTTCACCACCGCAGCCACGGTCCAAGACCTGCCGCTGCAGACCGCCGCCTACTGCGCCTCATCTAGAACCTGA